One region of Bacterioplanoides sp. SCSIO 12839 genomic DNA includes:
- a CDS encoding electron transfer flavoprotein subunit beta/FixA family protein: MKVLVAVKRVIDYNVKVRVKPDNSDVDLTNVKMAMNPFCEIAVEEAVRLKEKGVASEVVVVSIGPKVAQEQIRTALALGADRGILIETEEKLESLSVAKLLKAVVEKEQPQIVLMGKQTIDSDNNQTGQMLGALTGMPQGTFASEVAVDGDKVNVTREIDGGLRTVALNLPAIVTTDLRLNEPRYASLPNIMKAKRKPLDMTSPADLGVEVASTQSLVKVAPPAERSAGIKVADVAELVDKLKNDAKVL, encoded by the coding sequence ATGAAGGTTCTTGTCGCTGTTAAACGCGTAATCGATTACAACGTAAAAGTACGCGTAAAGCCAGATAACTCAGACGTTGATCTGACCAACGTTAAAATGGCTATGAACCCATTCTGTGAAATCGCAGTGGAAGAAGCTGTTCGCCTGAAAGAAAAGGGTGTTGCTTCTGAAGTTGTGGTTGTTTCTATCGGTCCTAAAGTGGCTCAGGAGCAAATCCGTACTGCTCTGGCTCTGGGTGCTGATCGCGGTATTCTGATTGAAACCGAAGAGAAACTGGAATCTCTGTCTGTTGCTAAGCTGCTGAAAGCGGTAGTTGAAAAAGAACAGCCTCAAATCGTTCTGATGGGTAAGCAAACCATCGATAGCGATAACAACCAGACTGGTCAGATGCTGGGCGCACTGACTGGCATGCCTCAAGGCACCTTCGCTTCTGAAGTTGCTGTTGATGGCGACAAAGTAAACGTTACTCGTGAAATCGATGGCGGCCTGCGTACTGTTGCTCTGAACCTGCCAGCAATCGTTACCACCGACCTGCGTCTGAACGAACCTCGTTATGCTTCTCTGCCAAACATCATGAAAGCTAAGCGTAAGCCTCTGGATATGACTTCTCCGGCTGACCTGGGTGTTGAAGTTGCTTCTACTCAGTCTCTGGTTAAAGTAGCTCCACCTGCTGAGCGCTCTGCTGGCATCAAGGTAGCGGATGTTGCCGAGCTGGTCGACAAACTGAAAAACGACGCGAAAGTGCTTTAA
- a CDS encoding electron transfer flavoprotein-ubiquinone oxidoreductase, with translation MQREVMEYDVVIVGGGPAGLSTAIRIKQLAEEAGEEIAVCLVEKGSEVGAHILSGAVIEDRALAELFPNWKELGAPLNTPVKGDEVYFLTSEEKATKAPHWAIPKPMHNDGNYIVSLGNFARWLGEQAENLGVEIYPGFPAAEYIVENGAVKGIITGDMGISEEGEQKDTYMPGMELRAKYTIFAEGCRGHLGKQLISEFKLDEGKDPQHYGIGIKELWDINPELHEEGLVLHGAGWPLSESGSSGGFFLYHAENNQVVVGLITDLSYDNPHLSPFDEFQRMKHHPVIKKYLEGGKRVSYGARAITKGGLNCLPKMTFPGGLVVGCDAGTLNFSKIKGTHTAMKSGIIAAEQVVAAMKADRANDEIVEFTKAFGDSWAWQELHRSRNFGPAMHKFGTFLGGAFNFIDQNIFPIPVTLHDTTPDHATLKPASECKKIDYPKPDGVISFAKLDSVFIGNVNHAEDQLCHLRLKDNSIPLGVNLEKWDEPAQRYCPAGVYEIVEDENGQRFQINSQNCVHCKTCDIKDPSQNITWVTPEGGGGPNYPNM, from the coding sequence ATGCAACGTGAAGTTATGGAATACGACGTAGTCATCGTCGGCGGTGGCCCCGCAGGCCTGTCTACCGCAATCCGCATCAAGCAGCTTGCAGAAGAAGCCGGTGAAGAAATCGCCGTATGTCTGGTAGAGAAAGGTTCCGAGGTTGGCGCTCATATCTTATCAGGTGCGGTTATTGAAGATCGCGCACTGGCCGAATTATTCCCTAATTGGAAAGAGCTGGGTGCTCCTCTGAACACCCCGGTTAAAGGTGACGAAGTTTACTTCCTGACCAGTGAAGAGAAAGCTACCAAGGCACCACACTGGGCTATTCCTAAGCCAATGCATAACGATGGCAACTACATCGTTTCCCTGGGCAACTTTGCGCGCTGGCTGGGTGAGCAAGCTGAGAACCTGGGCGTAGAAATCTACCCTGGCTTCCCAGCAGCTGAATACATCGTCGAAAATGGCGCTGTAAAAGGCATCATTACCGGTGACATGGGCATCAGTGAAGAAGGTGAGCAAAAAGACACTTACATGCCGGGCATGGAACTGCGCGCCAAATACACCATCTTCGCCGAAGGCTGTCGCGGCCACCTTGGCAAACAGCTGATCTCTGAGTTCAAGCTGGACGAAGGCAAAGATCCTCAGCACTACGGTATCGGTATTAAAGAGCTGTGGGACATTAACCCAGAGCTGCACGAAGAAGGTCTGGTACTGCACGGCGCTGGCTGGCCACTGAGCGAATCTGGTTCTTCTGGTGGTTTCTTCCTGTACCACGCCGAAAATAACCAGGTGGTTGTTGGTCTGATTACCGACCTGTCTTACGACAACCCACACCTGAGCCCGTTCGACGAATTCCAGCGCATGAAGCATCACCCGGTGATCAAGAAATATCTGGAAGGCGGCAAGCGTGTATCTTACGGCGCTCGTGCAATCACCAAAGGTGGCCTGAACTGTCTGCCTAAGATGACCTTCCCGGGCGGCCTGGTTGTAGGTTGTGACGCTGGCACCCTGAACTTCTCTAAGATCAAGGGTACTCACACTGCCATGAAGAGCGGCATCATTGCTGCTGAGCAAGTGGTAGCGGCAATGAAAGCCGACCGTGCTAACGATGAAATCGTTGAGTTCACCAAGGCATTTGGAGACAGCTGGGCGTGGCAAGAACTGCACCGCAGCCGTAATTTCGGTCCTGCAATGCATAAATTCGGCACCTTCCTGGGTGGCGCATTTAACTTCATCGATCAGAACATCTTCCCGATTCCAGTTACCCTGCACGACACCACGCCAGACCATGCAACCCTGAAGCCTGCGTCTGAGTGCAAGAAGATCGATTATCCGAAACCAGATGGTGTAATCAGCTTCGCTAAGCTGGACTCAGTATTCATTGGTAACGTAAACCACGCTGAAGATCAGCTGTGCCACCTGCGCTTAAAAGACAACAGCATCCCACTGGGTGTAAACCTGGAAAAATGGGACGAGCCAGCTCAGCGCTACTGCCCTGCTGGTGTATACGAGATTGTTGAAGATGAAAACGGTCAGCGTTTCCAGATCAACTCTCAGAACTGTGTTCACTGTAAAACCTGTGATATCAAAGACCCATCACAGAACATCACCTGGGTAACACCAGAAGGTGGCGGCGGTCCTAACTATCCAAACATGTGA